In a single window of the Chaetodon trifascialis isolate fChaTrf1 chromosome 19, fChaTrf1.hap1, whole genome shotgun sequence genome:
- the baalcb gene encoding brain and acute leukemia cytoplasmic protein gives MGCGGSRTDALEPRYLESWTKETESTWLTSTDTEIPLSSIQSIPSEGSEAGFTSEKTASPVPDFFEDGLPLPAQAYLKVCSAVSEASLNDVKPSSPPAILGSPTREAALSSSGTTVQRTSVLHTEEITKWQDNRMSTKQVTITVTQSIHQVDKKGKVRKSLTTYEVMKPVESLKQAATQNT, from the exons ATGGGCTGCGGGGGGAGCAGGACTGACGCTCTGGAGCCTCGATACCTGGAGAGCTGGACCAAGGAGACGGAGTCGACGTGGCTGACCAGCACGGACACTGAGATCCCCCTGTCGTCCATCCAGAGCATCCCCTCGGAGGGCTCTGAGGCCGGCTTCACCTCTGAGAAAACAGCCAGCCCGG ttCCAGATTTCTTTGAGGACGGCCTCCCTCTACCCGCTCAGGCTTACCTGAAGGTCTGCTCGGCCGTGTCTGAAGCCAGTCTGAATGACGTGAAGCCCAGCAGTCCCCCTGCAATACTGGGTTCTCCAACCAGGGAGGCGGCGTTATCTTCATCTGGCACCACAGTGCAGCGCACAAGTGTCCTACACACTGAGGAGATT ACAAAATGGCAGGACAATCGCATGTCGACCAAGCAGGTGACCATCACGGTGACGCAGAGCATCCATCAGGTGGACAAGAAGGGGAAGGTGAGGAAGTCCCTCACCACCTACGAGGTAATGAAGCCTGTGGAAAGCCTCAAACAGGCGGCCACACAAAACACTTGA
- the nme6 gene encoding nucleoside diphosphate kinase 6: MLLTARSLSKVLQLTLAVIKPDAVAHPVMLETLHQTILDNNFAIVRCKDLVWTRQDSQRFYAEHSGRFFYQRLVEFMSSGPMRAYVLAREDAICHWRELMGPTKVFRARYTSPASIRAQFGLTDTRNTTHGSDSAESAQREIRFFFPDFCAEEWMDKEEPAFRSGQIHYDHQKQIHVPLTQS; the protein is encoded by the exons ATGTTGCTGACAGCTCGCAGTCTGTCCAAAGTGCTGCAGCTCACCCTGGCGGTCATCAAACCGGATGCTGTGGCTCATCCTGTGATGTTAGAG acTCTTCACCAGACAATCCTGGACAACAACTTTGCGATTGTTAGATGCAAAGATCTCGTGTGGACGAGACAGGACTCACAGAGGTTTTATGCTGAACATTCAG GGCGATTCTTCTACCAAAGGCTTGTTGAATTCATGTCCAG TGGTCCGATGCGAGCGTACGTTTTAGCCAGAGAGGACGCCATATGTCACTGGAGAGAACTGATGGGACCGACCAAAGTGTTCAGAGCCAGATACACCTCGCCTGCATCCATCAGGGCCCAGTTTGGACTCACAGACACACGAAACACGACCCATGGCTCAG aTTCTGCCGAGTCGGCACAAAGAGAAATCCGTTTCTTCTTCCCAGACTTCTGTGCGGAGGAGTGGATGGACAAGGAAGAGCCAGCGTTCAGATCGGGACAAATACATTACGACCATCAAAAACAGATCCACGTGCCTTTAACGCAAAGCTGA
- the eif2b4 gene encoding translation initiation factor eIF2B subunit delta, with product MADSGETEEGPVRKDDIERAKKEGKELTKEEKQRLRKEKKQQKKGKDKKDDKASQDSEKEKKPVVSASPAPQPPTQPTTQKAPPAVPALVPVPASESPASADKPAKSKAELKAERRARQEAERASKQGKKGEVGQQAAVGKPKAPPSELQPVVKRLPEHVQVDNPEVLKKLAKKLERQQIPLRSDYGYKVSLFSHLHQYSRKAPLTQQLGIPSTVIHPAIVRLGLQYSQGIVAGSNARSVALLHAFKQVIRDYTTPPNEELSRDLVNKLKPYISFLNQCRPLSASMGNAIKYIKKEISNIPSQCKEEEAKSKLLNCIECYINEKIVLAAKAIAKYSIEKISDGDVILVYGCSSLVNHILCEAFEKSRKFRVIVVDSRPRLEGREALRRLVQRGISCTYVLISAVSYILPEVSKVFLGAHALLANGYVMSRVGTSQIALVAKAFNVPVLVCCETYKFCDRVQTDSFVSNELDDPDDLIVTRTGKTQLEHWQEVPSLGLLNLVYDVTPPDFVDLVITDLGMIPCTSVPVVLRVKNVDQ from the exons ATGGCTGACAGTGGAGAGACAG AAGAAGGACCTGTCAGGAAAGATGACATTGAACGAGCAAAG aaagaaggcaaagAGCTGACCAAAGAGGAGAAGCAACGActgaggaaagagaagaaacagcagaagaagggcaaagacaaaaaagatgACAAGGCTTCACAGGACAGCGAGAAAGAAAAGAAGCCTGTTGTgtcagcttctccagctcccCAGCCCCCAACGCAACCCACTACACAGAAAG ctcctccagcagtgcCTGCTCTGGTTCCTGTGCCTGCCTCAGAAAGTCCTGCCTCGGCAGACAAGCCGGCTAAGAGTAAAGCAGAGTTGAAAGCCGAGAGGCGAGCTCGGCAAGAGGCTGAGCGGGCCTCCAAGCAGGGCAAGAAAGGAGAGGTGGGCCAGCAGGCCGCAGTGGGCAAACCTAAAGCACCACCGAGTGAGCTGCAGCCAG TGGTGAAGAGGCTCCCAGAACATGTTCAGGTGGATAACCCGGAGGTTTTAAAGAAGCTGGCAAAGAAATTGGAAAGACAACAG ATCCCACTCCGGTCAGACTATGGCTACAAAGTCAGCCTGTTTTCTCATCTCCACCAGTACAGTCGCAAAGCCCCTCTAACGCAGCAGCTGGG CATTCCCTCCACCGTGATTCATCCTGCTATTGTTCGACTGGGTCTCCAGTATTCACAGGGCATTGTGGCAGGATCCAATGCTCGCTCTGTTGCCCTGCTGCATGCCTTCAAACAG gtAATAAGGGACTATACTACACCTCCAAATGAGGAGCTATCTAGAGACTTGGTCAACAAGCTGAAACCTTATATCAG TTTTTTGAATCAGTGTCGCCCTCTGTCAGCCAGCATGGGTAATGCAATTAAATACATCAAGAAAGAGATCTCCAATATTCCTAGTCAATGCAAAGAAGAAGAG GCGAAGAGCAAACTGCTGAACTGCATCGAGTGCTACATTAATGAGAAGATCGTCCTTGCTGCTAAAGCCATTGCCAAGTACTCCATAGAAAAGATCAGTGATGGAGATGTCATCCTAGTTTATGGATG CTCGTCACTGGTCAACCACATCTTGTGCGAGGCCTTCGAGAAGAGCAGGAAGTTCCGCGTGATCGTGGTGGACAGCAGGCCTCGACTGGAGGGCCGGGAGGCCCTGAGGCGCCTGGTCCAGAGAGGCATCAGCTGCACCTACGTCCTCATCTCAGCCGTCTCCTACATCCTTCCAGAG GTGTCGAAGGTGTTCCTTGGTGCTCATGCTCTGCTGGCCAATGGTTACGTCATGTCTCGCGTGGGGACATCACAGATAGCTCTGGTGGCCAAAGCCTTTAACGTGCCTGTGCTGGTGTGTTGTGAGACGTACAAGTTCTGCGACAGGGTGCAGACGGATTCCTTCGTGTCCAATGAACTAG ATGACCCCGATGACCTCATTGTGACCCGCACAGGGAAGACCCAGCTGGAGCACTGGCAGGAAGTGCCCTCTCTCGGCCTGCTTAACCTGGTGTATGACGTGACGCCGCCTGATTTCGTGGACCTAGTCATCACAGATCTGGGAATGATCCCGTGCACCTCGGTCCCTGTGGTGCTGCGAGTGAAAAACGTGGACCAGTGA
- the atraid gene encoding all-trans retinoic acid-induced differentiation factor yields MKMKAGCSQLKPVVLVLIFHLCFYASYQLTELQVCELCGGAVRNGTAVGQFCSSSAGRIDGRCCLRNDNTSDPEHIIGLDLSNCSLTHVDNLQGASTALMIDLSLNPIVNISDTAFQGFIQLNYMILPQDIVCPGGNISWEKVEVKQGSRLCEGQKDMCNQTGQLSINCPENSLCAPYGPGFFECSCADNYHGYKCLREGEFPALQVFGPLGASTVVVSFLLWVTQRRKAKSL; encoded by the exons ATGAAAATGAAAGCTGGGTGCAGCCAGCTGAAACCTGTAGTGCTTGTTTTGatatttcatttatgtttttacGCAAGTTATCAACTGACTGAGCTCCAG GTATGTGAGCTCTGCGGCGGTGCAGTCCGAAATGGCACCGCAGTGGGTCAGTTTTGCTCCTCATCCGCTGGTCGGATAGACGGACGCTGCTGCTTGAGAAATGATAACACAAGCGACCCTGAACACATCATCGG gTTGGATCTGTCCAACTGTTCACTAACTCACGTGGACAATCTCCAGGGAGCATCAACAGCTTTAATGAT AGACCTCTCACTCAATCCCATCGTCAACATCAGTGACACAGCGTTTCAAGGATTTATTCAGTTAAATTACAT gATTCTGCCACAGGACATAGTTTGTCCAGGAGGCAACATTTCTTGGGAAAAGGTGGAGGTCAAACAGGGAAGTCGTCTTTGTGAGGGCCAGAAAGACATGTGCAACCAGACTGGACAGCTGT CCATCAACTGCCCAGAGAACTCCCTCTGCGCCCCCTATGGCCCCGGCTTCTTTGAATGCAGCTGTGCTGACAACTATCATGGGTACAAGTGTCTTCGGGAG GGAGAGTTCCCAGCTCTGCAGGTGTTCGGGCCTCTTGGAGCCTCTACAGTTGTGGTCTCGTTCCTGCTGTGGGTCACACAGAGACGTAAGGCAAAGTCACTCTGA